CCCGTGCTCATCACCGCGCTGGTGGTCGGGTTCGCCATCTCGCTGCTGCAGTCCATCACGCAGGTGCAGGAGGTGACGCTGTCGTTCGTGCCGAAGATCGTCGCCGTGGGCATCGCCCTGCTCATCGCCGGCAACTGGATGATCTCCGAGATCGTGCAGTTCACGCACACCATGTTCGACCGCATCCCGCAGCTGCTGAGCGGCGGCTGACGTGAACATCCCGATCGACTTCGCGTGGCTCGAGGCGACGATGCTCGCCGGCGTGCGCACCACCGCGTTCGTGATGATCGCCCCGCCGTTCTCGTACGGCGCGATCCCGGCGCGCATCAAGGCGATGCTCGCCATGGCGCTCGCGCTCGCGATGTCCGGGGCGGTCGCCCCCGGGTACGCGAGTCTGGACACAGGGCCGTTCTTCGCGGCGCTCACGCTGCAGGTGCTCACCGGAGCCGTGCTGGGTTTTCTCGTGCTGGTCTGCTTCTCGGCGGTGCAGGCGGCGGGCAGCCTGATCGACGTGTTCGGCGGCTTCCAGATGGCGCAGGCGTTCGACCCGCAGGCGATGATCAACGGCGCGCAGTTCACCCGGCTGTTCCAGATGACGGCTCTCGCGCTGCTGTTCGCCTCGGGCGGTTACCAGGTGGTGCTCGCAGGTCTGGCGCGCAGCTTCGAGGTGATCCCCGTGGACGGGCTGCTCTCGCTCGCGTCGCCCGCCGAGCTGCTCGTCGACGGCGTGGTGCAGATGTTCCTCGCCAGCGTGCAGATCGCCGGCCCGCTGATCCTGGTGCTCTTCCTCGCGGACGCCGGCCTCGGCCTGATCACCCGCGTCGCGCCCGCGCTGAACGCGTTCGCGATGGGCTTCCCGATCAAGATCCTGCTCACGCTCGTGCTGGCCGGCTTCACGTTCGTCGCCCTGCCCGGCATCGTCGACGCGCTCGTGTCGCAGGCCGTGCACATGATGCAGGGGGTGAGCCAGTGAGCGA
Above is a genomic segment from Microbacterium sp. W4I4 containing:
- the fliQ gene encoding flagellar biosynthesis protein FliQ; this translates as MTPEAVLDIGMEGLLVAAKLAAPVLITALVVGFAISLLQSITQVQEVTLSFVPKIVAVGIALLIAGNWMISEIVQFTHTMFDRIPQLLSGG
- a CDS encoding flagellar biosynthetic protein FliR, which produces MNIPIDFAWLEATMLAGVRTTAFVMIAPPFSYGAIPARIKAMLAMALALAMSGAVAPGYASLDTGPFFAALTLQVLTGAVLGFLVLVCFSAVQAAGSLIDVFGGFQMAQAFDPQAMINGAQFTRLFQMTALALLFASGGYQVVLAGLARSFEVIPVDGLLSLASPAELLVDGVVQMFLASVQIAGPLILVLFLADAGLGLITRVAPALNAFAMGFPIKILLTLVLAGFTFVALPGIVDALVSQAVHMMQGVSQ